The DNA region CAGCTATTTCAAAGAAGCCCTCAATGTTCATCCTGAGAGGAATGTTGCTCCAGGCATCGCTCAAGTTTtagtctttctttcttctttttttttttctccggTGTTTCTCATTCTGGATGCTATCATTCAGACCAAACAAAGGATTTCTGAGGTTCAAGCATTCCAGGAGGCTCTCAGCTCCTTTTTGAAATATTGAAGCTAAACAAACTCGAATCCATCCGCACCCTGATAGGTGACAGATGGGAATTTCACCTGTGACTTTTAACACCAGTGAGGTTAGAGAGTACAAACACTGATCAGAGCAACTGGCTGCAGTCTAAACACCGCTTCATAGGAGATAGAGATTCAGTAGCTCAGAGAAATATGTAGCTTCTCTTCAATATTTATGTCAGGACTTGTGGTGCACCAGTGTTGAATTCGTTTGCGGGGCTGCTCTCACATGCAAAGGCCCGATGAGGAAATATCTCTGGTATCATGTCTAAATGTGCCCTCTTTATATAACAGCACAGAACTTTACATAACCAAGTTTCAACAGTAGTCTCTCCTGtttgttgtcaaaatgtttgacattGCCAAACTATCTGAAACCACATCTTTAAAAGCAATACAATCTGCTGTTTTTAAGACCAGTCATTTTATAGACTATAGAGCACAGTTGTCACCaatttttggtaattaaaacaagaagttaTGTACTTTTGGCTGCCTAGGTcaactttttttgttgccattgtaTCAAAACAGGAATCagtattgtttgattttcataGGCCATttcaaaggttaaaataaagattttaagaCAATCCTAACAGGTCAGGTATCTAAATGACCTTGTAAAGAAAGTGTCATTAAAACATTGTGCTATCATAACCCAAGGTGGGCACACATTTTTAACTATTTCCTTATAATGAGCAAATATCACTTGTTTCTTAACACCTTActcatgggcgtagcacaggggggaaaagggtactgatgACCTGGGCCTACAGTAGAGAGTGGCCCTTGGGAAGTCTATAATGAAaagtatatatacagtgcttaacaaatgtattagaccaccacccaaagtaaggtttatgccacagctgccctaaattaacagcattggtaattaccaaaatcatttttttatgtttctgcaatggttaatacaccaatatgtagaagctctttaacccaaatgatatttttaatgctaaaatataagtattattgttatttatgaattttcaaatttactgatttacaaaaaaactgaaaaaaagtaaagcacattattatttcttgatgaatatgtcaaattatagttatttgcttacattcctgaacagaaaaatgagttttagtgattgaatgttatgcttgattaatttctgacctctcagagaagccctgtgagccggctcaaatttgggtataaaaaggtgaattcagtttgaaattcctcattcctgttcaaaatggtaaaacgttgagagctcactgaaaatgaaagagtccacattaaagcacttcatgatgctggatggtctctgagacaaatagggaaagacataaagtgttctcacagtgtggtcaagtttgctttggagtcaattgccgagactggtacttacaaaatgcaccaaggaagaggcaggaaaccaaagttaactgaagcagatgtcagacacctcaagatttgaagtactagagacagaaggaagaccaatgctgatcttcaggcagagatgaatgcttctagatcagagtctgagaaagtctccagagtgaccataagcagacgactaacggaacaaggcttaaagggaagaagagctgctaagaagccattattgaagcctgcaaacatccagaaacgcctcagatttgccagggagcacaaacactggactgttgatgactggaagaaggtactctggacggaccagtccaagtttgaactctttggtcagcatggtcgtgtttatgtccgcagaaaagctggagaacgttttgataccagatgcattgcacccacactgaaacacggtggagattccattatggtatggggttccatttgtggatacgtgtgggcaaattagtgaaaatggatggaatcatgaacaagaacgtctaccacaacatcatagtgcatcatggaatcccttctggactgaatctgattggttgtgggttcatataccaacaaaacaatgaccccaagcatacttcaaagctgtgcagagactatttgaccaagaaaaagaaatctggagtactggaactgatagactggccaagtcaaagtccggatttgaatcctattgaacaaatttgggatttagtagattcaaagattgatggcacaaaagtttcatctaaagcaagtctgtgggaacagctagaaactatttggaactcaataacaaaagagactgttgaaagtacataaaaacaatgccagcaagaatgcaagctgttatcaaggccaaaggaggccacacaaaatattaagttttttggttattatgtgtgaaaaaggactatttagttgtttcaatttgttatttgccaaataaataacaataacgtttttagttttaaacaagtttttgaaagatttctaaaatatttatgttttcttgtttttatgacaggtggtctaataaatttgttgagcactgtatttatttttccaagtaaTTAGTATCATTATGGGCTAATTGCTGCTTGGCTATTGGAACCCATTCCATAAAGCTCATGCCGCAcagttttttgtgtttacattaatgccagtggaagttcaaaactcttcagctatagACTCAGCAGAGCGTTGGAAACTTTCAGCGGTCATTGACTctgttctgtgattttatgtggtcttctgctttgtggctgagttgctgttgttcctaaatggttccactttctaaaaatatcacatacagttgacagtggaataaccagcagggatgaaattttacaAACATAACAATCACAACTTGCTTCtatgtacataaaataaaacgTATGGATGCATGCCCCATTagtgtttctgtattttaaaaccAGAATTAACCCtattaaaatacaatatataGAGAGCACTGTTAATGTAGTTTTAAAGTTGTATTGGCAAATAAGCAGTAACTTCAGGAACTTGTTTACCTTCTTCTAGAAAAGTGTTTTTCTAGTACCAgttaatgtctttaaaacagaTGTGATAATTAAAGCCCTGAAAGAATGGAAGTTAGACAGACAGGGTGGTTCTTGGCTCAgtaacagagaggagaggagggagggacaGAGGGGGGCTTCTTATGGGCTTATGGGAGGACGCGTGTAGAAGCATTCCTCTCATAGTTTTGGGACACCTCTTCAGTGTGAGTCTGCGTCAGCTCTGCCTCGAGTGTATAAAAAGAGATGGGGACTCCAAAAGCAAGGAGAGTGATTACCTGTTAAGTGACTGCTAGATCTGGGGTTTGATAGAGAGACCTTTGAGATAACTACAACTTCTGAAGATGTGGAAAGTTTCTATGGTGTTGACTGTCCACATTTTAATGGTAAGATATGATCAGGTTGCTTATGAAAGCTTTCATAGCAGAAAAAATGTatcatcatgttttatttcaggtgTCAGCCTCATGCCCAAAGGACTGCTGGTGTCCCCGTGAAACCCCAAGATGTGCAGCAGGAGTCAGTCTCATGCTGGACGCCTGCGGATGCTGTAAAGTTTGTGCACAGCAGCTCTTTGAAGACTGCAGCAGGACTCAGCCATGTGATCACACAAAGGGACTGGAGTGCAATTTTGGAGGAAGCCACAGTTCTGCAAAAGGCATCTGTCGAGGTAAATtgacttcttttcttttctttttgttcttttttaaaattcaactatTCAGTCTTCTCACTCTAAACCTCACTGTGGTTCTTTAAATCAGCCAAATCAGATGGAAGAACATGTGAGTACAATAATAAGATTTACCAGAACGGGGAAATCTTCCGTCCAAACTGCAAACACCAGTGCACTTGCATGGATGGTGCTGTTGGCTGCGTCTCCCTCTGCCCTCATGAACTCACACTGCACAAACATGGCTGTGCCAAGCCAAGACGGGTTAAAGTCCCCGGACGTTGCTGCGAACAGCTCTTCTGCCCTGAGGACACAAAGATGGAGGGCTCTGTGGGAAAGAAGCAAAGGAAAAAGCACAGCAAAGACAGAATGTCTGAATATGAGCTAACCAAGGACAATGAGTTAGCTTCTGTATGGAGTGGAGACTCAAAGTCTTTACCTGGTGAGCACATTGCACTCTGTCCTCACAGATCCCACAgcttaagtttttaaaaaggacaaaaagatgAGTGTTAAAGAAGCAAAGTAGTGACATTTGCATAAAATTTTCTTCTTGTGTCAGCTATCTGTTCctgttaaaagttttattttcctctctttgtAGCTTTCAGGAGCCACCCATTGGGCCACATGTCAGTCAGAGGATCCAGTTGTGTGTCTCTAACCACAGCTTGGTCACCCTGCTCCAAATCCTGTGGCACAGGACTGTCCACCAGGATGACCAATAATAACCCTCAGTGCAAGATGGTTAAAGAGACTCGGATCTGTGAAGTACGACCATGCAACCAAATCACCTTAAAGGTACATTACAAACTTTAAAGCTCCTGCAAGGGGATTAATAGCAGGGTATGAAACTGACCAAAACTAATATTGATATCTCTTTTTGAGCTACAATACAAACGAGACTTTAAGAGACACGGTTAATAATTTTTTGTAAATGGTTATTTTCAGAGCCTGAATCTGAAGGATCTGGATAACATACTGCTAAAACAGCcagtttacattttacacagtaaaGCCTCCTGATAAGTGATACAGTTCACAAGTAAAGACTGAAGCATGAGATGTTTTGCTTAAAAACTTTAGTACAACAACATGCATGTTGTTTATGggctttttttctcaaacaagGCACAGTTTATACCTTtaatatcaatatcagtatctATATAAGGACAAGTGTCCTTTAAGCATACTGTGGTAATCCTTAATACTGGTTACATATTGCCCAGCATGCAACTCTTCGCAGCCTGTTAAAATGCCATGCTCATTCATTTTGCTGGGTGGCACTGTTGTTGAAAAAGAGGGATcttatgttttgtttatttattcgtTTATTTAATTGGGACGGTGCACATTAATCAACATATCTGCAATGCACATCAAGGTAAATATGCTGGTATTAGTCCAAACTTAGTCCTGGTTCTATGGTTCTGAAACTGCTGCCTGCAAGCCTGCAGATAGGTACTGTTGGTCTACACTGTCCAAAAATCTGGTCTTCCGGTTAACTTCATTTGACCAGAGTGTGatacttaaataaaaattaaacaaaaaaaagcttatTCCATTTTTAATGAGAAGGGTTTACACTTCGAAACAGTCAATACAAAGTTTGCTTTAATAAGAATGCTGAGTATTTAGCATAAACCAACATTTGGCTATAACTGTTCAAATAAGGGATGGACTATCTCTTAAGGAATGAATATGGTGCAGCAGGTAGAGTCAGTTGTCTTGCAGCTAGAAAGTCTAGGGTTTGATCCACAGCTGCCACAGACGACGTGTTCTTGGGCAAAACACTTAacctcaattttttgccatgttggtggtgtgtaaatgtgtgtggaTTTATTTGAATGGGACTCTTCAATATTCATTGCAACTTCTGCCATCAGTGTCTAAATTGTGTGAATGTTAACTTTCACTGACCCCCAAATGGCAGATGGTCACAAGAAAGCTTCCCCCCTTTTCTGGGTGGCCTTGGCTGTGAGCACCATCCTTTATATGTGAATTTGTCTCATTGAAACTAGCATCACAtggtgtctttcttttttttttctttgaactgtTCATGCTGCTACTTACACTTTCCACACAACATTGTTATTTAGAGTAAAATCCTGAGCATAAATTAGACTAAGTTTAATAAAGGGTTCTTATGTCTTCTCTCTGCAGAAAGATCAAACTTGTAGCCGAACTGAAAAGTCAAGACGTCCAGTAAGACTGTCCTACGCGAGCTGCCGTAGCCTGAGAAAGTTCCATCCAGTGTACTGTGGGTCCTGTTCAGATGGGCGATGTTGCAAGCCTCACCGAACCCAGACGTCATCCGTCCGTTTCCGCTGCAGAAATGGAGAAACGATCAGcaggatggtgatgatgatcGAGTCCTGCAAGTGTGACCTGAACTGCTCTAGCAACAGCAaaaaagcagctcagagaagACTTTTTAATGATATCAACAAAGTGAAAAGATTAAGGGGTAAAGACATCCCATAGAGTGTAGACTGATAGAAAAAAGTGCACTTTGAGAATGGATGTCCTGCAGTATTTAGATCATAATTCTGCTTCAGATAACTGGAGCTTTgtggttttcttctttttgaagatttttttacattatgaaaattcttatttttgtaCTGTAACATGAACACCtttcaaaatgtgtgttttttttaatttgcccAACATATTGAAGCATCTTGACAAGACATGGAAATGGCTATGGCAGCTACCAAATCAGTCATGTAAAAATGTTCCAACATTTCTGATGATTTAATGTCCTCTTCTATTTAATTTATGGTTTGGGTATTAGACTTCCACATAcgtatgtgtttttttaatgagttAATCATGACAAGTTGTACATCAATAAAAGTATGgctttcttttaaatgttagtAAATGACTGATGGCTGCAAAATAAACATTACTGTAACTTCTAAAATATCAAATTCATACttcatttttgacaaattaaCACATAAAACTATACTGATTTCTAATAATTCTATTAAAGAGAAAAGGCCCAGAATTCGAGCTTGctataatgtgaaaaaaattaagtCTCAAGGGGTCTGTTGTAACAGTTTTCTGGAGGAAATGAGCTATATGGTTACATCTGTATCTGGCTGACCCACTTCTGAGACAACCTACATGTCACTGAGTAGTTCAGGGAATGGGTGTAATGTAAACCTCAGAGGGCTTTTCTGCTGTTGAACAGATGCTGGGTGCAAGTTATTGGGTACGAGAGAATAATCTAAGCTTGACGCCATGAAGAGATACTACAGTGTGCAGGTCTGTTCTTGCTACTTATATTGCAACACATCCAGAGTTATAGTTAAATATATcgcctttttcttttttgaggtTTTAAAGATTCTGTGAGAGGTTGTTGGTTGTGGTTGAATGTTTTACCTCCCTGCTGATCTTTTCATGTACAAGCtgtgctttctatttttttttttaatctcagcaCTATTCACTTTAATCACCCAACATTCGAAACTGTGTCTCTACAGCATGCTGTAACTCACCTTGTCTGAAACCTACTCCATGGAAGATATGAAAGGCATATGAAATTGTTATAAACAAATTGTTGTTGTCACTGAAAACTTCTTTTACTTTTCTGACCATGCAAAGTTGTCAGTATTCATtgtaaaacaaatttaaaacccCTAGGAGGCATATTAAAACCAATATCTCAAAAGGGCATTTTTCTCCttaaaatgtccactctgactcaaggatgagcTAATTAGTTTTGGGTGTCATATGTTAAAGTTATGTTGCCTTATGTTTATCCCTTGCTTGTGGAAATGATATCTAAAGAATTATTTAAGGTATACAAACAGAAACTACACAAATGTCTACTCTGACTCTGAGAGCAGTATGTCACAAATCACATACTACTCAGCTGGTAGAGTCGGTCTACTTTGGCTCATTAGGTAGCGTCAGTCGACTATAACTCAGGTAGTCAGTCAACTGTGGCTCAGCAGGTAGAGTTGGTCAACTGTTGCTCATCAGGTAGAGTCTGTAAACTGTGGCTCAGCAGGTAGAGTTGGTCAACTGTGGCTCAGCAGGTAGAGTTGGTCAACTGTGGCTCAGCAGGTAGAGTTGGTCAACTGTGGCTCATTAGGTAGAGTTGGTCAACTGTGGCTCAGCAGGTAGAGTTGGTCAACTGTGGCTCAGGAGGTAGAGTTGGTCAACTGTGGCTCAGCAGGTAGAGTTGGTCAACTGTGGCTCATTAGGTAGAGTTGGTCAACTGTGGCTCAGCAGGTAGAGTTGGTCAACTGTGGCTCAGCAGGTAGAGTTAGTTGACTGTGGCTCAGCAGGTAGAGTTGGTCAACTGTGGCTCATTAGGTAGAGTTGGTCAACTGTGGCTCATTAGGTAGAGTTGGTCAACTGTGGCTCATTAGGTAGAGTTGGTCAACTGTGGCTCAGCAGGTAGAGTTGGTCAACTGTGGCTCATTAGGTAGAGTTAGTTGACTGTGGCTCAGCAGGTAAGGTTGGTTAACTTGCAATCAGAAGGTTTTCGTTTGTTCCCCAGCTTGTGCAGTCATATGCCGATGTGTCCcagggcaagacacttaaccccaatttgctcccattACTCTGCCAGTGGCATGTAAATGATATGGATGAGTTTGGAttggattagctaatactgatggaaAATTCTCCACAGCATCCTTTACCATCAGTCTGTCAATGTGGTGTGAATGGATGGGTGTGAAAGCGcattgagtagtcagatgactagaaaatcGCTATcgaagctcaagtccatttaacATTTACTACTGGCATACTCAAAACTTAGAAGAACCGAGTGTGAAATAATGGCACCTTTGCACCCTCACTGAGCACCATATTGGTGGTGTAGCGTATGTTGTGCTGTTAGCATGTCCAAGTCTCTATCAAGGGGGCAACTGGGTATAGCCGAAGTTCTTGAAGACATTTCACCTTTCATCCTAAAGgtttcttcagttttttaaagacagGGGCATGAGCCAGAAGCTCTAGCCTCTCTTGACCATTCATGTGCTAATGTGAATGCATCACCTTTCAGTCATTCACAACTGTTAGCTTGCTAGCACATTAGTTTCTGCTAGCCACATCACAcatataaacaaagaaaaaggcaaaataattttagtttatTGAAGCAAATAATGTTAACATGAAATACAAGTTGAATGTATtcaaaagtgagtgaaaatagcTGCCAACTTTTGATTAAAATCACCAAATGTCTGTTCATAACTTGCTGTTAAGGTGTCTACTGTCATaaagagggagaagaagaaaacagaagcaGATCGACTGTTGACACTTCATCTTAGTGCAAAtggttgatttgattttggaggtgAAAGTTCAAGCTAAACTGTCCACACGTTTATCCATTTCGTATGAAAGCAGTATCTCTGGACTGTTTGAAGTATTTCCTTCAAGCTTTGCACcaacatccactctgactcaaggatacGCTCATTAGATATTCAAGGCCATAGGTCAAAGATCAATACCACTGATCTAATATTAATCTCTTTCTTGTGAAGGCACTATCTCAAGAAAGCTTTGAGGGATCTTCTTCAAACGTTGCACAAATGTctactctgactcaaagatAGAGATTTAGTTTCTACAGTCAAAGGTTAAGTTCATTGTTCAGCCTTTGATTATTAAGTCTCTATAAATCACAGCACAAAACAATCCACCCCAGTGTTTCTTCTTAATCACCACAGCCTTTTTCAGTCTGGCAGTTGTGTACTTTGTGGGGGCATATAATAGCCTGGTGATATTTCTAGCAACTGGTTATCATCGGTTTGTGACTGCTTTACAAGTGGGGCAAAGTGGGGCATCTGGTTCATCTGACCTGAAAAAGTCTGAATGTCCACCATGGTGTTGATTCTGGATCCAGCCCAAGTTGTCAAAAGTGACATGTTAGCGTGTaagcagagaaaacaaatcCCCCAAGCTTGATCAGAAAAGTTACGTAAAAGGGCGAGagcaagagaaaaaagaaacaaggaaaaacaagaaCACTGACgcacacagagatgaaatgCTTCCATCCCCTGACAGAGAGCACAATAGAGCTTTGTGTCTGAGAACTTGAGAGGAGCACGGCTCACCCAGAGGGAGTCTGTCCACAGTGAGA from Cheilinus undulatus linkage group 13, ASM1832078v1, whole genome shotgun sequence includes:
- the LOC121520354 gene encoding CCN family member 1-like, translated to MWKVSMVLTVHILMVSASCPKDCWCPRETPRCAAGVSLMLDACGCCKVCAQQLFEDCSRTQPCDHTKGLECNFGGSHSSAKGICRAKSDGRTCEYNNKIYQNGEIFRPNCKHQCTCMDGAVGCVSLCPHELTLHKHGCAKPRRVKVPGRCCEQLFCPEDTKMEGSVGKKQRKKHSKDRMSEYELTKDNELASVWSGDSKSLPAFRSHPLGHMSVRGSSCVSLTTAWSPCSKSCGTGLSTRMTNNNPQCKMVKETRICEVRPCNQITLKKDQTCSRTEKSRRPVRLSYASCRSLRKFHPVYCGSCSDGRCCKPHRTQTSSVRFRCRNGETISRMVMMIESCKCDLNCSSNSKKAAQRRLFNDINKVKRLRGKDIP